CGCTATTTTGTTGTCGAAGGAATCGAAAACGAGTGACCGAAAAGAAGTTTCATTTGCCACCCGATCAGATCGAAGCGTTGGTCGAAGGCCAGGGAGGCTGCATCGCTACCGACCGCATTACCGTAGATGGAATGCCGGTCGGCTACATGTACCGCGAGCCGCCTGACAATGAGGGGGACAGCGGTTGGCGATTCTTCTCTGGCGACGAGACGGACGAATACGTCGATCAGGCGAGCAATCTGGAAGTCTACGATGTCAATACGATCGCCAACTACGATCGCGACGTCATGCCGTTTCTGTCGTCGCCGATCGGCAGCGCTTATGCCCGCGAAGGGGACGCCGGCCAGTTGATTGCGGTCGATAGTCCCTTCGACGCCGATGAATTGTTGCATCCCGACTTTCCCATCCTCGAAGTCGGCTTGTTTGATTTGACCGATCGCTGGTCGATGCAACTGCCGCTGCGCTTTAATCAACGGCTAGAAAAAGATGGGCAAATGGTTCTCTGGCGACCCGGCGTGACGATCTACGCCAGCGTCTGGGGCTTGCCCGAAGATGGCGATTCGTCCGCAGACACGCTGCGCGAGTTGACCAGAGAACGCGACTCGGCCGCGTTCGATTATCAAGAGCTGCAAGAGGGCTCGCTGCTGAGGATCGCTTACCGTTTGGTCGAAGACCATGACGGCGTCGCTGTGGAATCGCTCTACTGCTTTGTCGCCGACGCGGACGGTTACGTTCATTTGTCGGTCTACTTTGATGCGGCGGAAGACGTGGAGGTCGCCCAATCGATTTGGAAAGGGATCACCTCCGCCGCTATGTAAGTTGCTGTACGTAAGTTACTGCTTTCATTTCAGAAAAAAATGCTCGCTCGGACTTCGACAATCTCCTATCTCACCAGCATCTCGCTGCATGTCGCAGCGGCCGCTGCGCTGGTGTCATGGAGCGTTCGTCCCTACGATTGGCGACATCAGGTGGACGTTGGCGGAACCGTCATGCTCACCGCGACCATGGCTTCCGCCGCCGCCGAGCCGATCGAAGCGTCGGTCATCGAGATGGAAGTGGTCGAAGCGGAGCAGTCGGCGGAACTGACCGAGGAAGAGTCGCCGTTGGATCTGCACAAGCAGCCGACCGCAATTCCGTTGCCGCTGGAAACGTCGGAAGTGATCTACACGCCGCGAAGTGCGCCGGCCGCGATGTCTCGATCGAAAGCTGCGTCGCAGACGCCGTCGCAACCGCAGCAAGCCGAACCGTTGCCGCGCAAAGACGCCGCCAAAGAACCAATGCCAGAATCGGCGTTGGCCGAAGCGGCGTCTCCAGCGGTAAAAAGCGTGGCCGGCGCCAGGATCGATGTTCCTCCGCAACCGACGCCAACCAACGCGGCGCCCGGTTACCCGCCGACGTCACAATCGCGGCGCGAAGAAGGACGCGTGCTGCTGCGTCTCACCATCAGCGAGACTGGCGAAGTCGCCGCCGCCAAGATCCATCAATCGAGCGGTTTCACTCGGCTGGATCAAGCGGCGCTGGTCGCCGTGCGGCAGTGGAAGTTTACGCCGGCTCAAAGCGAAGGGCACAATGTGGCGACGCGGGTGGTGATTCCGGTTTCGTTTTCTCTGCGGGCGGATTAGCAATTTCTGATAACGTGAAGGGGATCATGAAGCACAGCATCCCAGCCAGGAGAAGGACGAGAGGCCAAAACGAGCAATGGCGATTCCTGTCGCTGTTGTTGGTTGTCGTTTTCTCGGGTAGCAACGGATGCCGTGAACAAGAGAAATCGCTGCCGACAGTCGATTCAAATACTCTGGAGATTGGCGGCGATACGAAACTCTTTCGACAAGTGATCGAGCAGCGGATCACCGACAAACAGTATTCCGCCGCCGTGGAGATCATGAACCAGGCCGAAGTTCGTTCTCTCGTGGAGCATTCCGATAAGTCTCAAGATTTTCGCTGGATGGCGGTTTACGAAGACGCGTTGGTTTTTCCCGGACTCGATGACATGCTGGCGGTCAACGCTCCATTGAGCGACTATTGGATTTTGCCGGGGACTTCTGATGCGATCGTTGATCCCCAGTGGCAGGCGACCGCGACCAAATTTGCGGCCCAATACAATCAACTTCTTCAAGAAACAAGGAGAAGCGATGTTGGAAATCAATCGCGATAGTTCACCGCTGGTTCTCGCTTCGTGCGAACTAGCGATCTCTCGCAACTTGGCGTCGACATGAAAAGCAAACGGCTTAGCCCTGATAGGAATCGATCGCTGCGGCGTCTTCGCGCCGTACGGACGCTGGCGATGGTTCTCCTTGTTACCATCGGGTGCGGGAAGTCGCGTCCCGCCCAGTCGAACCAAAAAAAGCTGGAAACAATTGCTTCGGCGATACGCAAATATCACGATTCGATCGCAGAGTTTCCGCCGATCGTGGTTTACCAACGACGCCGGAGAGTCGCTGCATAGTTGGCGCGTGCTGATCTTGCCGCAAATCGAAGCGAATTCCTTTTACGAGCTGTATGATTTTGAATCTGCTTGGAACAGCAAGACGAATGTCGACCTGCGAGATGGAACCAGGCAAGTCGACGGCGTCGAACCTGACGCAGTATCCAATGCGGGCAGGATTTACCTGCCAGACGATTCGCCGCACATGTTGGAGACGATTTTCGTCGCGATGGTCAACGGCCACTTGCTGGAGAAGGATATTTGGCTATCCGACGTGAAGCTGACCGGTCACTATCTTCCTAAGGGGCAACCGTTTGTCGTGCTGGAAATCCAATACTCCGGCATCCATTGGATGGAGCCTCGAGACGTTTCGCCGCCGATGCAGCGGTTCCCTGATTGGATCAACATCAATGAGGTGAAAGATCAAATCGTCCGTTCGATCGAGATCGGCGCTGTGACGCAAATGCGTGACCACGACGAAACTCTCGCTTATTTGGATTCGCTGCGCCATGCAGAAGAGTAAAGCGATTGGGGCGTCGCCGATCCGCGCATAAAAAAGGTGCGTCTCGACGCACCCTGCTTTTCTCGTTTCGCGATTCCGGCTTACGGCAGTTCGCGAATGCGAAGGTTGCGAAATTCGATCGGGCTCCCTTCCGATTCTAGGCAGAGATAGCCGGTGGCCGGCACGGCGTCTTTGCCGCCGGAGACTTCTTCGCCGTTGACCCACAAGCGGACTTCGCCGTTGATCGCGCGGACATAATAGTGGTTCCA
The nucleotide sequence above comes from Blastopirellula sp. J2-11. Encoded proteins:
- a CDS encoding DUF2185 domain-containing protein; the encoded protein is MTEKKFHLPPDQIEALVEGQGGCIATDRITVDGMPVGYMYREPPDNEGDSGWRFFSGDETDEYVDQASNLEVYDVNTIANYDRDVMPFLSSPIGSAYAREGDAGQLIAVDSPFDADELLHPDFPILEVGLFDLTDRWSMQLPLRFNQRLEKDGQMVLWRPGVTIYASVWGLPEDGDSSADTLRELTRERDSAAFDYQELQEGSLLRIAYRLVEDHDGVAVESLYCFVADADGYVHLSVYFDAAEDVEVAQSIWKGITSAAM
- a CDS encoding energy transducer TonB, translated to MLARTSTISYLTSISLHVAAAAALVSWSVRPYDWRHQVDVGGTVMLTATMASAAAEPIEASVIEMEVVEAEQSAELTEEESPLDLHKQPTAIPLPLETSEVIYTPRSAPAAMSRSKAASQTPSQPQQAEPLPRKDAAKEPMPESALAEAASPAVKSVAGARIDVPPQPTPTNAAPGYPPTSQSRREEGRVLLRLTISETGEVAAAKIHQSSGFTRLDQAALVAVRQWKFTPAQSEGHNVATRVVIPVSFSLRAD
- a CDS encoding DUF1559 domain-containing protein, with amino-acid sequence MLRRYANITIRSQSFRRSWFTNDAGESLHSWRVLILPQIEANSFYELYDFESAWNSKTNVDLRDGTRQVDGVEPDAVSNAGRIYLPDDSPHMLETIFVAMVNGHLLEKDIWLSDVKLTGHYLPKGQPFVVLEIQYSGIHWMEPRDVSPPMQRFPDWININEVKDQIVRSIEIGAVTQMRDHDETLAYLDSLRHAEE